Genomic DNA from Hymenobacter jejuensis:
TAGATGGAAAAAGAGTAGTATAATAATATATAAATCGTTGTACGTCAATGCTATATAATGCAATATGCCGCGGCGGCTTTAAACCATCGCGGCATATTATTTACAATGTGTTACTGATTGGGCAGATAGAAGTCTGCGAGCTGCCCTAAAACCGGCTTTGCCGAACTTTATGCGGAGCCGAGGCTTTCTTGCTCGGCAGAGCAAACCAAGCGTGACGCTTAGTTTTTTTACGGCCTTTGTAGGCTTTGTAGTAGGGGCGGTGCACAAACATGCGGCCCTTGGCCTTGGCGCGGGCATATGCAGTGGCGCGGCCGGCCGTAGCAGGAGCGGGTTGGAGGTCTGCCAGGATCAGCAGAGCGCAGAACAGAATCAGAGCTTTGTACATGCTGAGAAATTGGTTGGTCTGCTGCTTAAACTGAAGCGTAGGCTAAAAAATTGTGTGCCGCCGACCGATCGCCTGCTGCTGTTTAACGTAGATGATCGGTTCGAAAAATATTGATTTAGGCTTAAGTATTTGATATTTAAAGTTTTATGTAGTGTTGGCGCTTTCTGCGTGTGCATGCCTACACGCTGGGCAAGGACGTCCGCGGACTCCTACAACAATCGTTTGCGCCTGAGCCCCAGCGACTTCCCTTGGGCATTTTAGCGGCCTTTTCCTTTCAGCCCCTGTATATTTAGGCAAAAAAATACCTGCTCATGACTGTTTCGCAGATGGCCGGTAGCCTAATTGGCTCCGAAATCATTAAAATCGGCAACGAGGTCAACGACATGATCAAGAAGGGGGAGCAGATCTGCAACCTTACCATTGGTGATTTTGATCCCGCTATTTTCCCGATTCCCCAAGAGCTCCAAACGGAGATCTTCAGCGCCTACGAGGCGGGCAACACCAATTATCCGCCGGCCAATGGCGTAGCCGATCTCCGCACGGCCGTCGCCGCGTTTCTCACAACGCGCTTGGGCTTGACGTATTCGATCAACGATATTCTGGTGGCCGGCGGCTCGCGCCCCCTGATTTATGCCACATACATGGCCCTGATCGACGCGGGCGACAAGGTGGTGTTTCCGGTGCCGTCGTGGAATAACAACCATTATTGCCATTTGTCGGGCGCTGAGGCCATCATGGTGGAAACCACCGCCGACAACAACTTCATGCCCGGCGCGGCCGACGTCGCGCCGCACCTGAAGGGAGCTACGCTGCTGGCTCTGTGCTCGCCGCTGAACCCCACCGGCACCGTGTTTACCAAGGAAGACCTCGAGGAAATCTGTGACTTGGTAATTGCCGAGAACAAAACCCGCGGCGCAGACGAAAAGCCGCTGTACATCATGTACGACCAGATTTACTGGATGCTGACCTTCGGCGACACCAAGCATTATGATCCCGTCAACCTGCGCCCCGAACTGCGCGAGTACGTAATTTATATCGACGGCATCTCAAAGTGCTTCGCCGCTACCGGCGTGCGCGTGGGGTATGCCTTTGGCCCGGCCAACGTCATCGACAAAATGAAGTCCATCCTCGGGCACATCGGGGCGTGGGCGCCGAAGGCAGAACAAGTGGCCACTGCACACTTTCTGCCCCAAACCCAACAGGTTGATGCGTTTCTGAGCAATTTTAAAGGCAAGGTGCAGAAGAGCCTAACTGCTTTGTACTCAGGGTTAAAGGATCTGAAGAAGCAAGGCTACCCCGTCGATGCCATCGTGCCAATGGGCGCCATATACCTGACGGCGGAAATTTCGGTACTAGGCAAAACTACACCGGCCGGGAAGCTCCTCGCCACCAACAAAGACATCACGTCGTACCTGATTTCGGATGCGCGGCTGGCTGTCGTGCCCTTCGGCGCGTTCGGCACTTCCGATACCTCCACGTGGTTCCGCATGTCGGTGGGGGGCGCTTCGCTGGAGGCCATTGAGGACGCGCTACCAAGATTGAAAGCAGCTCTGGACCAGTTAGAGCAAAAATAACGCAAGCCAGACCTGGGCTTGCTATCCGCTTCCACCACGCAAGCAAGACGCCTCAGCCCTTCGGGTTGGGGCGTTTTGCGTTAACCGGGAGCGCATCGGCTTGCGTAGAACGGGCAAGATCCTACAGGCGACGCAGGTATGAGGTCTCATACCAGCTATTTAAATAAGGCGCCCGTACAATAGGTTTTTCGCCCAACGGGTTAGCGCGGCGTATGCTGGTCAGCGGTTTAGGCGCGCTGGGTAGTCGATTGAGAATAAGTTGTTTAAGTAAAATAACACTATATGTGGTGGCTGTATGCTTTGCTTTCGGCGTTGTTTGCTGCTCTTACGGCAGTATTGGCCAAAATCGGTGTGAAAGGCGTCGATTCCAACCTGGCTACCGCCATCCGGACGGTCGTGATTCTGCTACTGGCGTGGGGAATCGTATTTTTCCGCGGCAGTCTGACTGAAGTACACACCCTTACCCGCACCAACTGGCTCTTTCTGATTCTGTCGGGTGTGGCCACGGGCATGTCCTGGATCTTCTATTTCAGAGCCTTACAGCTTGGCAAAGTCTCTCAGGTAGCGCCCGTCGATAAGCTCAGCGTAGCCTTGGCTATAGTGCTGTCAGTACTGTTTCTGGGCGAAAAGCTAACCTGGCAAACTGGTTTGGGCGCCACCCTTATCATTGGCGGTACGCTGGTATTAATATGGGGTTAATATACTGATAATCAGTAAATTATGTTTTAAGGTGAGGTAAGTTGTTACGCCGTCAGCATCCCTTGGTTTACATACACATAGGTATAGCGATGTAGGACAGCCGCCGGCACCTGCGAAAGCATTCTGAGCGTCCAGGGGTCATCGTCA
This window encodes:
- a CDS encoding pyridoxal phosphate-dependent aminotransferase codes for the protein MTVSQMAGSLIGSEIIKIGNEVNDMIKKGEQICNLTIGDFDPAIFPIPQELQTEIFSAYEAGNTNYPPANGVADLRTAVAAFLTTRLGLTYSINDILVAGGSRPLIYATYMALIDAGDKVVFPVPSWNNNHYCHLSGAEAIMVETTADNNFMPGAADVAPHLKGATLLALCSPLNPTGTVFTKEDLEEICDLVIAENKTRGADEKPLYIMYDQIYWMLTFGDTKHYDPVNLRPELREYVIYIDGISKCFAATGVRVGYAFGPANVIDKMKSILGHIGAWAPKAEQVATAHFLPQTQQVDAFLSNFKGKVQKSLTALYSGLKDLKKQGYPVDAIVPMGAIYLTAEISVLGKTTPAGKLLATNKDITSYLISDARLAVVPFGAFGTSDTSTWFRMSVGGASLEAIEDALPRLKAALDQLEQK
- a CDS encoding EamA family transporter, which translates into the protein MWWLYALLSALFAALTAVLAKIGVKGVDSNLATAIRTVVILLLAWGIVFFRGSLTEVHTLTRTNWLFLILSGVATGMSWIFYFRALQLGKVSQVAPVDKLSVALAIVLSVLFLGEKLTWQTGLGATLIIGGTLVLIWG